Proteins encoded in a region of the Rhodococcus sp. SBT000017 genome:
- a CDS encoding DUF427 domain-containing protein, translating to MSSHLPRSVVPEKPKPGQESVWDYPRPPKLEASNRSLVVRLGGEVVARTTAAYRVLETSHPPTWYISPADVVPGALTPSDARSTHCEWKGAATYWDVHGGDTVAPAAGWSYENPTPRFAEIAGYLAFSPSRLDCEIDGEAVRPQEGGFYEGWITDDVVGPFKGIPGSYGW from the coding sequence ATGAGTTCACATCTGCCGAGATCCGTCGTTCCCGAGAAGCCGAAGCCGGGCCAGGAGTCCGTCTGGGATTACCCCCGCCCGCCCAAACTCGAGGCCTCCAACCGTTCCCTGGTCGTTCGGCTCGGCGGCGAGGTGGTCGCCCGCACCACCGCCGCGTACCGCGTGCTCGAGACGAGCCACCCACCGACCTGGTACATCTCGCCTGCGGACGTGGTTCCGGGTGCGCTGACGCCCTCGGACGCCCGCTCGACGCACTGCGAGTGGAAGGGTGCTGCCACCTACTGGGACGTGCACGGTGGAGATACCGTCGCACCCGCCGCAGGATGGAGCTACGAGAACCCCACTCCTCGTTTCGCCGAGATCGCCGGGTACCTCGCCTTCTCGCCCAGTCGTCTGGACTGCGAGATCGACGGCGAAGCGGTCCGGCCCCAGGAAGGCGGGTTCTACGAGGGCTGGATCACCGACGACGTGGTGGGCCCGTTCAAAGGAATCCCAGGGTCCTACGGCTGGTGA